A genomic region of Pseudomonas frederiksbergensis contains the following coding sequences:
- a CDS encoding DUF1654 domain-containing protein codes for MAKAKPAPKLPSSYELLGTRIQKIINSTGAQTSKRAVIYKAPDESPDDWAQLLEDIAEADNVTVTHQDSGGVQISWVVPKED; via the coding sequence ATGGCAAAGGCAAAACCAGCACCAAAGCTTCCCTCCTCCTACGAGCTGCTTGGTACTCGCATCCAGAAGATCATCAACTCGACTGGCGCGCAGACCTCGAAGCGAGCAGTCATCTACAAGGCTCCAGACGAATCGCCAGATGATTGGGCGCAGCTGCTTGAGGATATCGCCGAGGCTGACAATGTGACCGTGACGCACCAGGATAGTGGTGGAGTGCAGATTTCTTGGGTTGTGCCGAAGGAAGATTGA
- a CDS encoding type II toxin-antitoxin system HicA family toxin, whose protein sequence is MSKQEKLLAKLLNKQSGFTWQELVSLLKGLGFSQIEGDGSRVKFSNDDPQAMINLHKPHPGNELKAYVKRQVIEHLKAEGLI, encoded by the coding sequence ATGTCCAAGCAAGAAAAGCTGCTAGCCAAGCTACTGAACAAGCAATCCGGGTTCACTTGGCAGGAATTGGTCTCGCTGTTAAAGGGCCTCGGATTTAGCCAGATCGAGGGTGACGGCAGTCGAGTGAAATTCAGCAACGACGATCCGCAGGCAATGATCAACCTGCACAAGCCGCACCCCGGTAACGAACTGAAGGCCTACGTCAAGCGTCAGGTTATTGAGCACCTGAAGGCAGAAGGATTGATTTGA
- a CDS encoding type II toxin-antitoxin system HicB family antitoxin, protein MSTMLQHRGYYGSIEASPEDNCLFGKLQFIRALVSYEGETVAELTQAFRAAVDDYLNTCTSLSQEPEVPCKGSFNVRIGHDLHLAASVAATRHSISLNDLTRKALSEYLEHHA, encoded by the coding sequence ATGAGTACCATGCTGCAGCACCGAGGCTATTACGGATCCATTGAGGCCAGTCCCGAGGACAATTGCCTGTTCGGCAAGCTTCAATTCATCCGCGCGCTGGTGAGCTATGAGGGGGAGACGGTAGCCGAGCTGACTCAGGCATTCCGCGCCGCAGTGGATGATTATCTCAACACCTGCACTTCTCTGAGCCAAGAACCTGAGGTCCCGTGCAAGGGATCGTTCAACGTAAGGATAGGGCACGACCTGCACCTGGCCGCGAGCGTGGCCGCGACCCGCCATAGTATTTCCCTGAACGATCTGACTCGGAAGGCTCTGAGCGAGTACCTGGAGCATCACGCCTGA
- a CDS encoding LexA family transcriptional regulator: MKKPIRTPLSADQLADAKRLSDIYKVKAREAKERPGDPPLTQTEVGERCGWNSPQSTVSQYMTGKVALNLDALVKLAKAIGFEPSDVSPALAAGVRMRGGDNSASEPPSSATPPPLGDPQSTNWDDYAFIDQYDAKAAAGSGYDNTHVVLRNTLAFKRDWLRMKGAAPKNLKVIYAHGDSMWPTISDRDVLLVDESRVDPSDGQIFVMFSQTKGTIVKRLIQSDVDGWIIRSDNPDKINFGDQVLPNGEIHEHRILGRVIWRGGDL; this comes from the coding sequence ATGAAAAAGCCGATCAGAACCCCGCTGAGTGCGGATCAACTAGCCGACGCTAAAAGACTGAGTGATATTTACAAGGTCAAGGCGCGGGAAGCGAAAGAGCGGCCGGGCGATCCTCCTCTTACTCAAACCGAGGTAGGTGAGCGATGCGGCTGGAATTCACCGCAGAGCACCGTTAGCCAATACATGACCGGAAAGGTCGCGTTGAATTTGGATGCATTGGTAAAGCTCGCCAAGGCAATCGGGTTTGAGCCGTCCGACGTCAGCCCAGCCTTAGCTGCTGGGGTCAGGATGCGCGGAGGGGATAACTCTGCCTCCGAGCCGCCTAGCAGTGCTACTCCACCCCCGCTTGGAGATCCACAATCTACCAACTGGGACGACTACGCTTTCATAGATCAGTACGACGCCAAGGCAGCGGCCGGCAGCGGCTACGACAATACCCATGTGGTTTTGCGAAATACCTTGGCATTCAAACGTGACTGGCTTCGGATGAAGGGTGCCGCCCCTAAAAACTTGAAAGTCATTTATGCCCACGGTGACAGCATGTGGCCGACGATCAGTGATCGCGATGTTCTGCTCGTTGATGAGTCGCGAGTAGATCCATCGGATGGACAGATATTTGTGATGTTCAGCCAGACCAAAGGAACGATCGTAAAGCGTCTAATTCAGTCCGATGTCGATGGCTGGATCATCCGAAGCGATAACCCGGACAAGATCAATTTTGGCGACCAGGTGCTTCCCAACGGTGAGATTCATGAGCACCGCATTCTGGGTAGAGTGATCTGGCGCGGCGGGGACCTATGA
- a CDS encoding Cro/CI family transcriptional regulator produces MKTITLGEYLLSYGTQSDLAKALGIQQSAVSQMFRSKRNISITIHVDGSVEASEIRPIPARKTVA; encoded by the coding sequence ATGAAGACCATAACCCTTGGGGAGTACCTGCTGTCATACGGCACCCAGAGCGATCTCGCCAAGGCGCTTGGCATCCAGCAGAGCGCGGTATCCCAGATGTTTCGCTCCAAGAGAAACATCTCTATCACCATCCATGTTGATGGCTCCGTGGAGGCTAGCGAGATACGACCTATACCGGCTCGGAAGACCGTCGCTTGA
- a CDS encoding phage antirepressor KilAC domain-containing protein, with the protein MSSSEIAELTGKQHKHVIRDIREMLAELEKDGPVLGHVREDKDSRGYTENFHLDRELTETLVTGYSIPLRHKVIRRLHELEEKVAKPAFDLAALSDPRTLLALLTQNVTKVVTLEADNSELSHENLMLEQKVAADAPKVGFFDAVTVTHETYSVAEAAKLIGTGQNRLMAFLRQRRWVTIRKNEPMQGPIESGYLASKLSTFEHPENGKTTVVTPRVTGKGLTKLQAMWSRREADLLGGAQ; encoded by the coding sequence ATGAGCAGCTCTGAAATTGCAGAGCTGACTGGCAAGCAGCACAAGCACGTCATTCGCGACATCAGAGAGATGCTGGCAGAGCTCGAAAAAGATGGTCCAGTTTTGGGCCATGTCCGGGAGGACAAGGATTCTCGGGGCTACACCGAGAACTTTCATCTCGACCGCGAACTGACAGAAACCCTGGTCACCGGTTACAGCATTCCTTTGCGCCACAAAGTCATTCGCCGCCTGCACGAACTGGAAGAGAAGGTCGCCAAGCCCGCCTTCGATCTGGCAGCGCTCAGCGACCCGCGCACTTTGCTGGCCTTGCTCACTCAGAACGTGACCAAGGTCGTCACCTTGGAAGCGGACAACTCCGAGCTTTCCCACGAAAACCTGATGCTCGAGCAGAAGGTCGCCGCCGATGCGCCGAAGGTGGGCTTCTTCGACGCCGTGACCGTCACTCATGAAACCTACTCGGTGGCCGAAGCCGCGAAGCTGATCGGCACCGGTCAGAACCGCCTGATGGCGTTCTTGCGCCAGCGCCGCTGGGTCACCATCCGCAAAAACGAACCCATGCAAGGTCCTATTGAGTCGGGTTATCTGGCCTCGAAGCTCAGCACCTTTGAGCATCCGGAGAACGGCAAAACGACTGTGGTCACTCCTCGGGTGACCGGCAAGGGACTGACAAAGCTTCAAGCAATGTGGTCTCGCCGCGAAGCTGATCTGCTGGGAGGTGCGCAGTGA
- a CDS encoding DnaT-like ssDNA-binding domain-containing protein: MMARIRTVKPEFWSSEQVMSCRPLARLLFIGLWNFCDDGGNHPLAPRTIKALVFPGDDITTDEVSELLGELEGANLTESYTVDGKIYLHVSGWKHQKIEKKNFKYPPVPLPIVEPPESGGRGVDDQSSNGRRPLDPVMEGNGIGEDQHNTQGACEPEPIDPNAPVEMSLEWIPDEKLLEAYAFRMSLPVSLFTEEAIGAFVCHYTASGRIETQVSWVSLLVKWIKRDAVTALSSNVRQFPMKRQVNGPDFDDITWSDDLGDL; this comes from the coding sequence ATGATGGCCCGGATACGCACCGTAAAACCTGAGTTCTGGTCGAGCGAGCAGGTGATGTCATGCCGTCCTTTGGCGCGCCTGCTGTTCATTGGTCTTTGGAATTTCTGTGATGACGGGGGCAATCACCCGTTGGCACCGAGGACCATCAAGGCGCTGGTCTTTCCGGGCGATGACATCACAACCGACGAAGTCAGCGAGCTACTGGGTGAACTGGAAGGCGCGAACCTGACTGAAAGCTACACAGTGGACGGCAAGATTTACCTGCATGTCAGTGGCTGGAAGCACCAGAAGATCGAGAAAAAGAACTTCAAGTATCCACCCGTTCCGCTACCAATCGTCGAGCCACCGGAGAGTGGTGGCAGAGGAGTCGACGACCAGTCGTCGAATGGTCGTCGACCGCTCGACCCCGTAATGGAAGGGAATGGAATAGGAGAAGATCAACACAACACACAAGGCGCGTGTGAGCCAGAGCCGATCGACCCCAACGCTCCTGTCGAAATGTCCCTCGAGTGGATTCCTGACGAAAAGCTTCTGGAGGCCTATGCGTTCCGTATGAGTCTCCCGGTATCCCTGTTTACCGAGGAAGCCATCGGCGCGTTCGTTTGCCACTACACGGCGAGCGGCCGGATCGAGACGCAGGTGTCTTGGGTCAGTCTGCTGGTGAAGTGGATCAAGCGCGATGCCGTCACGGCGCTGTCGAGCAATGTCCGTCAGTTCCCCATGAAGCGCCAAGTCAACGGCCCGGACTTTGACGACATCACCTGGTCTGACGACTTGGGTGACCTGTGA
- a CDS encoding replication protein P, whose product MSKMGNLPPVVPVIPKQLPPGTTDVVNALFKELQAIFPAWKQAWPDDDALRAAKRSWIKAFIVAEINTLEQIRYGLQNCRQHGNDFAPSVGKFIKWCLPTPEMMGIPPHDKAFREALLNLHPARRTSREWSHPAVRHAALHCEMHNLADLTSEKASKIFDRAYDITIRMLVNGQPLEDIAIGIGHDSQKSEVELAEEFGAARQARLLAIQGIPTSGGAARALLLAKFGKNRGGHVHG is encoded by the coding sequence ATGAGCAAGATGGGCAACCTGCCGCCGGTTGTTCCGGTCATCCCGAAGCAACTGCCGCCCGGTACTACCGATGTGGTCAACGCGCTGTTCAAGGAGTTGCAGGCGATCTTCCCCGCGTGGAAGCAGGCTTGGCCAGATGACGATGCACTGCGTGCTGCCAAGCGCAGCTGGATCAAAGCTTTCATCGTCGCCGAGATCAACACCCTGGAGCAGATCCGATACGGCCTTCAGAACTGCCGCCAGCACGGCAACGACTTTGCGCCGAGCGTTGGGAAGTTCATCAAGTGGTGCCTTCCGACGCCGGAGATGATGGGCATTCCGCCGCACGACAAGGCGTTTCGTGAGGCTCTGCTGAATCTGCATCCAGCTCGACGAACTTCTCGTGAGTGGTCACATCCAGCAGTCAGGCACGCGGCACTCCACTGTGAAATGCACAACCTTGCCGACCTGACATCGGAGAAGGCCAGCAAGATCTTCGACCGGGCCTACGACATCACGATTCGGATGCTGGTCAACGGCCAACCGCTGGAAGACATCGCCATCGGCATTGGCCACGACAGTCAGAAGAGCGAGGTGGAATTGGCCGAGGAGTTCGGCGCTGCGCGACAGGCTCGGCTACTGGCGATCCAGGGGATTCCAACATCCGGTGGAGCAGCTCGTGCGCTGCTGCTTGCCAAGTTTGGCAAGAACCGGGGAGGGCATGTACATGGCTAA
- a CDS encoding DUF1367 family protein — translation MAELALIRTAQGLVPATEADRETVQKWKAGQIIHGKFTRMRNGKFHGKFFSMLDLAWEYWEPVGGLIPQQEMRGIHGLAKFFEAQSGKPGQLSNAVAAYITGLEQARAERFPAVDKSREAFREWVTIEAGHYHLVHTPEGIRKEAKSISWANMDESAFEPLYRDVFNACWRLVLSAIFENEADALAAADQLGSYA, via the coding sequence ATGGCTGAGCTCGCACTGATCCGCACCGCCCAGGGCCTGGTACCGGCTACCGAAGCTGATCGCGAAACCGTCCAGAAGTGGAAGGCAGGTCAGATCATTCACGGCAAGTTCACCCGCATGCGCAACGGCAAGTTCCACGGCAAGTTCTTCTCGATGCTCGATTTGGCGTGGGAGTACTGGGAGCCGGTCGGCGGCCTGATCCCGCAACAGGAGATGCGCGGCATTCATGGGTTGGCCAAGTTCTTCGAGGCGCAGAGCGGAAAGCCGGGGCAGCTTTCGAATGCGGTCGCCGCGTACATCACCGGGTTGGAGCAGGCTCGCGCGGAACGCTTCCCGGCAGTCGACAAGAGCCGTGAAGCCTTCCGTGAGTGGGTAACGATCGAGGCCGGTCATTACCACTTGGTGCACACGCCCGAAGGAATTCGCAAAGAGGCCAAGTCGATCAGTTGGGCAAACATGGATGAGTCGGCCTTTGAGCCCCTTTACCGCGACGTCTTCAACGCCTGCTGGCGGTTGGTGTTGTCTGCGATTTTTGAGAATGAGGCTGACGCGCTGGCTGCGGCCGATCAGTTGGGGAGTTACGCATGA
- a CDS encoding recombination protein NinG produces MRIALKELRKKKCRNAACRTEFVPVRSMQVVCSPLCGLAVAKAKREKDRKSIDQRERREIRVAKERIKPKADHMREAQQAFNEFIRLRDKDLPCVSCGRHHEGQYHAGHYRTVGANPELRFEPLNVWKQCAPCNNHKSGDIVNYRITLVQRIGADKVAWLEGPHEPKRYTIEVLKAMKADYRAMIRELKGAA; encoded by the coding sequence ATGAGGATTGCCCTAAAGGAACTCCGCAAGAAGAAGTGCCGCAACGCTGCGTGCCGGACGGAGTTCGTTCCGGTTCGCTCCATGCAGGTGGTGTGCAGCCCCCTGTGCGGCCTGGCGGTTGCCAAGGCCAAGCGCGAGAAGGATCGGAAGTCCATCGACCAGCGCGAGCGCCGGGAGATCCGTGTAGCAAAGGAGCGCATTAAGCCAAAGGCGGACCATATGCGCGAGGCTCAGCAGGCGTTCAACGAGTTTATCCGTCTGCGCGACAAGGACCTGCCCTGCGTGAGCTGCGGTCGGCACCACGAGGGCCAATACCACGCCGGGCACTACCGCACTGTAGGTGCGAACCCTGAGCTGCGCTTCGAGCCGCTCAACGTGTGGAAACAGTGCGCGCCGTGCAACAACCACAAGTCCGGCGACATCGTGAATTACCGCATCACCCTGGTGCAGCGGATCGGCGCCGACAAGGTTGCCTGGCTCGAGGGACCGCACGAACCGAAGCGCTACACCATTGAAGTACTGAAGGCCATGAAGGCCGATTACCGGGCAATGATCAGAGAATTGAAGGGGGCAGCATGA
- a CDS encoding phage tail tip fiber protein, with protein sequence MQSHDYVPGVSGWKLHKNGSFEINASTITVGSLPSEPQLITVTAGEWPDHDLPSNALVRMKFMAGELDKIPAEYRDSAELVTEDHSFDRDGSDIRTSLTYERPETTDEVAARLERVESSGTQIKLTEGRITISNGSGVPLAILGNLAEPFVVTDDQVLMSHAFIEDVTTTSGKLLAKWSVKMALTADGRYVATGFGLGNDPQCAVPADRFTADAAPLGEQILDVITQQLKPGGVLHRQGL encoded by the coding sequence ATGCAGAGTCACGACTACGTGCCGGGTGTCTCCGGCTGGAAGCTGCACAAGAATGGCAGCTTCGAAATCAACGCTTCAACGATCACTGTCGGAAGTCTGCCGAGCGAGCCGCAGCTGATCACCGTGACCGCCGGCGAGTGGCCGGATCACGATCTGCCAAGCAACGCCCTGGTGCGCATGAAGTTCATGGCGGGCGAGCTGGACAAGATCCCGGCCGAGTATCGAGACAGCGCTGAGCTCGTGACGGAGGATCACTCCTTTGATCGCGATGGATCGGACATTCGCACCAGCCTAACCTATGAGCGGCCCGAGACTACCGATGAGGTGGCTGCGCGCTTGGAGCGGGTGGAATCGTCCGGAACTCAGATCAAACTCACCGAGGGCAGGATCACTATCTCGAACGGCTCCGGCGTTCCGCTGGCGATCCTCGGGAACCTTGCCGAACCGTTCGTGGTTACTGATGACCAGGTGCTCATGAGTCATGCGTTCATCGAGGACGTGACGACCACCAGCGGCAAGCTGTTGGCCAAGTGGTCAGTGAAAATGGCTCTCACCGCCGATGGCAGGTACGTTGCCACCGGCTTTGGCCTGGGCAACGATCCCCAGTGTGCGGTCCCAGCTGATCGATTCACGGCTGATGCTGCACCACTCGGCGAACAAATCCTCGATGTCATCACGCAACAACTGAAGCCCGGCGGTGTTCTGCATCGCCAAGGGCTGTAA
- a CDS encoding putative holin, translating into MAEPSTGALALAGVLGSVGLGAAFPEIDLAALVGAFGGAFFYVVFAKDMTSLRRLGYLVAGWIGGYFGAAELLGRAWTKTAGFSGFLCGALCVVVFAGIVEWMQTGEMPRWLQWCFRRFTGKEGV; encoded by the coding sequence ATGGCCGAGCCGAGTACCGGCGCCCTGGCATTAGCTGGCGTACTTGGCAGCGTCGGCCTTGGCGCTGCATTCCCCGAGATTGATCTGGCCGCACTGGTTGGAGCTTTCGGTGGGGCTTTCTTTTACGTCGTGTTCGCCAAGGACATGACATCGCTGCGTCGCTTGGGCTATCTGGTGGCAGGCTGGATCGGTGGTTACTTTGGTGCCGCCGAGTTGCTGGGCAGAGCCTGGACAAAGACTGCCGGCTTCAGCGGCTTCCTGTGTGGCGCGCTCTGCGTCGTTGTCTTCGCCGGAATAGTGGAGTGGATGCAGACCGGTGAAATGCCGCGGTGGCTTCAGTGGTGCTTTCGGCGATTTACTGGAAAGGAGGGCGTCTGA
- a CDS encoding phage holin family protein — protein MAAILQAAFCAAIFFMIGLRYRPFPDTRYKLAMSLVAWAACAITGMQFVSFVGQVTLHGEVPDASWFNTAFYFLAAVLVCRAKGNVARILRMQ, from the coding sequence ATGGCCGCCATCTTACAAGCCGCTTTCTGCGCGGCGATCTTCTTCATGATTGGTCTGCGGTACCGGCCATTCCCTGATACACGCTACAAGCTGGCCATGTCACTGGTTGCCTGGGCTGCTTGCGCGATTACGGGGATGCAGTTCGTGAGCTTTGTCGGACAGGTCACTCTGCACGGCGAGGTGCCGGACGCGTCCTGGTTCAACACGGCGTTCTATTTCCTGGCTGCAGTGCTGGTGTGCCGCGCCAAGGGGAATGTCGCTCGCATTCTGAGAATGCAATAG
- a CDS encoding terminase has product MKPEHMKLLRDKRWRINNLYFITDKQGKKVRFRMTDEQIEYFDGMHTRNIILKARQLGFTTECCIIQLDAALFESAKCALIAHTLNDAKRLFREKVKYAYDNLPAEIRAANPASNDSAGELVFSKGGSVYVSTSFRGGTLRYLHVSEFGKICAKFPHKAREIVTGAFEAVATDCFVTIESTAEGRAGYFFDYSQSAERQQLAGVPLGQLDWKFFFFSWWKNKAYWLDPTDVVIPQRLTDYFNELHAKHGIVTNDGQRAWYAAKEKTLGDDMKREYPSIPVEAFQQSVEGAYYAQQLTKLYAQQRIGAIPNNSHLPVMTFWDIGVSDSTAIWFVRQVGTEYHVIDYYENSGEGLRHYMKVLKDKGYTYSEHWGPHDIDNREFGSDAKTRRELAQEGYEIDGQKYQMTFQVVPKIGINDGIEQVREILPLCVFDESKCEEGINCIENYRKEWDEKRGCWKDRPLHDWTSHGSDGFRYFAVAKSARKPATSIKMGYAR; this is encoded by the coding sequence ATGAAGCCCGAGCACATGAAGCTGCTCCGGGATAAGCGTTGGCGGATCAACAATCTCTACTTCATCACCGACAAGCAGGGCAAGAAAGTCCGCTTCCGGATGACGGACGAGCAGATCGAATACTTCGATGGGATGCATACCCGGAACATCATCCTGAAGGCTCGGCAGCTTGGCTTCACCACTGAGTGCTGCATCATTCAGCTCGACGCGGCGCTGTTCGAGTCGGCCAAGTGCGCACTGATCGCTCATACCCTGAACGACGCCAAGCGCCTGTTCCGCGAGAAGGTGAAGTACGCCTACGACAACCTGCCGGCCGAGATCCGCGCCGCCAATCCCGCTAGCAACGATTCAGCCGGCGAGCTGGTATTCAGCAAGGGCGGCTCGGTCTACGTGTCCACGTCCTTCCGAGGCGGCACGCTGCGTTACTTGCATGTGTCGGAGTTCGGGAAGATCTGCGCCAAGTTCCCGCACAAGGCCCGAGAGATCGTCACCGGTGCCTTTGAGGCTGTGGCCACCGACTGTTTCGTCACGATTGAATCGACGGCGGAAGGCCGGGCCGGCTACTTTTTCGATTACTCGCAGAGTGCTGAACGCCAGCAACTGGCTGGTGTGCCCTTGGGCCAGCTGGACTGGAAGTTCTTCTTTTTCAGCTGGTGGAAGAACAAGGCCTACTGGCTTGACCCGACAGATGTGGTCATCCCGCAGCGCCTGACCGACTACTTCAACGAGCTGCACGCCAAGCACGGGATCGTCACGAACGACGGTCAGCGCGCCTGGTACGCGGCCAAGGAGAAGACACTCGGCGACGACATGAAGCGGGAATACCCGTCGATCCCTGTCGAAGCCTTCCAGCAGTCGGTCGAGGGTGCCTATTACGCACAGCAACTAACCAAGCTTTACGCCCAACAGCGTATTGGCGCGATACCGAACAACAGCCATCTGCCGGTGATGACCTTCTGGGACATCGGCGTAAGCGACTCCACGGCCATCTGGTTCGTGCGACAGGTCGGCACCGAATACCACGTCATCGACTACTACGAGAACTCGGGCGAAGGCCTGCGGCATTACATGAAGGTGCTCAAGGACAAGGGGTACACCTATTCCGAGCACTGGGGGCCGCACGACATCGACAACCGCGAGTTCGGTAGCGATGCCAAGACCCGTCGTGAGCTCGCCCAAGAGGGCTACGAGATCGACGGGCAGAAGTACCAAATGACGTTTCAGGTGGTCCCGAAGATCGGCATCAACGACGGCATCGAGCAGGTCCGGGAAATCCTCCCACTCTGCGTATTCGATGAGTCGAAGTGCGAAGAGGGCATCAACTGCATCGAGAACTACCGCAAGGAATGGGACGAAAAGCGCGGCTGCTGGAAAGATAGGCCGCTTCATGACTGGACCTCTCACGGTTCCGACGGTTTCCGGTACTTCGCTGTAGCAAAGAGCGCCAGGAAGCCGGCCACTTCTATCAAAATGGGATACGCCCGATGA
- a CDS encoding DUF4055 domain-containing protein, whose protein sequence is MSNDASFKRADYTEVLDRWATVRDVCAGQHRVVSRLPCINSHDKSPENADRNKAYRERAVFKNATGHTRNGLLGLAFHKDPTLTVPKKLEYLQDNANGSGVSIYQQSQGVLEKVLEAGRHGLYVDYHQDDGAGGHSVILTYCAEDIINWRTGMVNGHYVLTLVVLRETPEVEDGFGFKTIEQYRELALETEGFVCRVWRRSGPENGGPLAVVEEHFPTGVKGRLKEIPFTFVGAQNNDPSIDESPLYDIAMINLGHYRNSADYEDSVFWCGQAQPWISGLTESWVKLLEEKGVYVGSRAPMLLPVNGAFGYAQPLPNTLVKEAMADKNQMMIELGARMVVASLSSKTATEARGDQSASTSVLAGCVANISEAYTRAIMWCGQYMGVTDKVAYQVNQEFVELTADPQMITALVGLWQNGGFAKADLRAYLRKLGLIAPERTDLQIDNELQEQTDGLGLDDVGVNSGGQPGNP, encoded by the coding sequence ATGAGCAACGACGCCTCCTTCAAGAGGGCGGACTACACGGAAGTGCTGGACCGCTGGGCGACTGTGCGTGATGTCTGCGCCGGTCAGCACCGAGTTGTGTCGCGACTTCCCTGCATCAACTCACACGACAAGTCGCCAGAGAATGCCGACCGCAACAAGGCATACCGCGAGCGTGCGGTGTTCAAGAACGCCACCGGCCACACTCGCAATGGATTGCTCGGCCTGGCATTCCACAAAGACCCAACACTCACTGTGCCGAAGAAGCTGGAGTACTTGCAGGACAACGCCAACGGCTCCGGCGTGAGTATCTATCAGCAGTCGCAGGGCGTGCTCGAAAAGGTACTTGAGGCAGGGCGTCACGGCTTGTACGTCGATTATCACCAGGACGACGGCGCCGGTGGCCACTCAGTGATCCTGACTTACTGCGCCGAGGACATCATCAACTGGCGCACCGGCATGGTGAATGGTCACTACGTTCTGACTCTGGTCGTGCTCCGTGAGACCCCAGAAGTCGAAGACGGATTCGGTTTCAAGACGATTGAGCAGTACCGCGAACTGGCATTGGAAACTGAAGGTTTCGTCTGCCGAGTTTGGCGCCGATCCGGACCGGAGAATGGCGGCCCGCTTGCCGTTGTGGAGGAGCATTTCCCGACTGGCGTGAAAGGTCGTTTGAAAGAAATCCCGTTCACCTTCGTCGGTGCGCAGAACAACGACCCGAGCATCGATGAATCGCCGCTCTACGATATCGCCATGATCAACCTCGGTCATTACCGAAACAGCGCGGACTATGAAGACAGCGTGTTCTGGTGTGGCCAGGCTCAGCCCTGGATTTCCGGCTTGACTGAGTCATGGGTGAAGTTGTTGGAGGAAAAGGGTGTTTACGTCGGTTCCCGGGCGCCAATGCTGCTTCCGGTCAACGGGGCTTTCGGCTACGCACAGCCGTTGCCGAACACGCTCGTCAAAGAGGCGATGGCCGACAAGAACCAGATGATGATCGAGCTGGGCGCCCGTATGGTTGTGGCTTCGTTGTCGTCCAAGACGGCGACCGAGGCCCGCGGCGATCAATCGGCATCGACTTCGGTGCTGGCCGGCTGTGTAGCGAACATCAGCGAGGCATACACCAGGGCAATCATGTGGTGCGGCCAATACATGGGCGTTACTGACAAGGTCGCCTATCAGGTCAATCAGGAGTTCGTTGAGCTGACGGCTGATCCGCAGATGATCACGGCCTTGGTTGGCCTGTGGCAGAACGGCGGCTTCGCGAAAGCGGACCTTCGTGCCTATCTGCGCAAACTGGGGCTGATTGCTCCAGAACGCACTGACCTGCAGATCGATAACGAGCTACAGGAGCAGACTGACGGCCTCGGCTTGGACGACGTGGGGGTGAACAGTGGCGGTCAACCAGGCAATCCTTGA